In a genomic window of Dyadobacter fermentans DSM 18053:
- a CDS encoding MbnP family protein → MKRTFSILLAIASALWMASCQFPDEKDDTDPIETGTIQLQFDNIAGNQDLQLDSVRYQNSAGEDFTVSILNYYISNIKLIRMDGSVFTVPQDSSYFLIRESNRESQKLTIRNVLTGEYTGVEFTIGVDSLRSVMDPSQPGRKGILDKDSGPTNEEAMYWDWNPGYIFLKMEGSSDSSTTANGKYFYHIGGFGGLTAPTLNNIKTVKLNFPGQKAIVTTSIVSNVLIQANILKIFDGPTQLSIKENPGVMFTPFSKNVADNYAGMFSVKEIKIN, encoded by the coding sequence ATGAAAAGGACATTTTCAATATTGCTGGCGATAGCGTCGGCACTATGGATGGCTTCATGTCAGTTTCCCGACGAAAAAGATGATACCGACCCCATTGAAACGGGTACGATCCAACTGCAATTCGACAATATCGCAGGCAACCAGGATTTACAGCTCGATAGTGTGAGATACCAGAACTCGGCAGGAGAAGATTTTACAGTGAGCATACTCAATTACTACATTTCCAATATCAAACTGATCAGAATGGACGGCAGCGTGTTCACGGTGCCACAGGATTCGAGCTATTTCCTGATCCGCGAATCGAACCGCGAATCGCAGAAACTCACGATCAGGAATGTGCTCACCGGCGAGTATACCGGCGTGGAATTCACCATCGGCGTGGACAGCCTGCGGAGTGTCATGGACCCCTCGCAGCCCGGACGCAAAGGCATTCTCGACAAGGATAGCGGCCCTACCAACGAAGAGGCCATGTATTGGGACTGGAACCCAGGCTACATTTTCCTGAAAATGGAAGGCTCGTCCGATTCGTCGACGACCGCCAACGGGAAATACTTCTACCATATAGGAGGCTTCGGCGGCTTAACGGCGCCAACGCTCAATAACATTAAAACCGTGAAACTGAATTTCCCCGGTCAGAAAGCCATCGTCACTACGAGCATCGTATCCAATGTACTTATTCAGGCCAATATCCTGAAAATATTCGACGGTCCGACGCAGCTGAGCATTAAGGAGAACCCCGGCGTGATGTTCACACCGTTTTCAAAAAATGTCGCCGACAACTATGCAGGCATGTTTAGTGTCAAGGAAATAAAAATCAACTGA
- a CDS encoding cytochrome-c peroxidase yields the protein MKKIAGILIVMAVVSCGRKPDNPEPVAPPAKTPTPLQWTKPSYFPDPVYDLSKNPLTVEGVELGKFLFYDGILSRTDNIGCGTCHQQQAAFTHHGHDLSHGVDDLIGTRNAPSVQNMAWSTSFFWDGGVHDMDLVPPVPIQNKVEMDERVSNVIEKLRKTPVAGAAKQVDYPKMFKAAFGSDSITADRMMLALSQFMMTMVSATSRYDYYVRGDASALTSLEQNGLTIFKQKCASCHAGELFTDQKFRNNGLRPNRINDQGRYDITLNENDRLKFKVPSLRNIGLTAPYMHDGRFTNLEQVLDHYANDRPGNKDSIHVSPTLDPLLNVAGQKRGISLTSAEKQSIVAFLKTLNDDDFIKDKRFSDPGVGTSF from the coding sequence ATGAAGAAAATTGCAGGCATATTGATCGTGATGGCGGTAGTTTCCTGCGGCAGGAAGCCCGACAACCCCGAGCCGGTGGCCCCGCCCGCCAAAACGCCCACGCCCTTGCAATGGACGAAGCCGTCGTATTTCCCTGACCCGGTTTATGATTTGTCCAAAAATCCATTGACCGTCGAGGGTGTCGAACTCGGCAAGTTCCTTTTTTACGACGGCATACTTTCCAGAACCGACAATATCGGCTGCGGCACGTGCCATCAGCAGCAGGCGGCATTTACGCATCACGGCCACGACCTGAGCCACGGCGTGGACGACCTGATCGGTACACGCAACGCCCCGTCGGTCCAAAATATGGCTTGGAGCACCTCGTTTTTCTGGGACGGCGGCGTGCATGACATGGACCTGGTGCCGCCGGTGCCCATTCAAAACAAGGTCGAAATGGATGAGCGGGTTTCCAACGTGATCGAAAAATTGAGGAAAACCCCGGTTGCTGGTGCCGCCAAGCAGGTAGATTACCCCAAAATGTTCAAAGCGGCGTTCGGAAGCGATAGCATCACAGCCGACCGGATGATGCTTGCATTGTCGCAGTTTATGATGACGATGGTGTCGGCTACATCGCGCTACGATTACTATGTGCGCGGCGACGCTTCGGCATTAACTTCCCTGGAACAGAACGGCTTAACCATTTTCAAACAAAAATGCGCCTCCTGCCATGCCGGAGAGCTTTTTACCGATCAAAAGTTCCGGAACAACGGCTTGAGGCCCAACCGGATCAACGATCAGGGCAGGTACGACATCACTTTGAACGAAAACGACCGGCTGAAATTCAAGGTGCCCAGCCTCCGCAATATCGGCCTTACCGCACCCTACATGCACGACGGCCGGTTCACAAACCTGGAACAGGTCCTCGACCATTATGCCAACGACCGGCCGGGCAACAAGGACAGCATCCACGTGTCGCCCACCCTCGATCCGCTGCTGAATGTAGCTGGCCAAAAACGCGGAATCAGCCTGACAAGTGCCGAAAAACAATCCATCGTCGCATTCCTGAAAACATTGAATGACGACGATTTCATCAAAGACAAACGTTTTTCCGACCCGGGTGTGGGGACGTCGTTTTGA
- a CDS encoding DUF6787 family protein, with protein sequence MQSGEKNAQPWLGKMQEKWGLETTRQVLLVLAVFSLSGSSVVWLRKGLFNLLGYDDATPMWLKTITYILFIFPTYQSLLLLYGFLLGQFSFFWEKEKKMFRWIAAKFKK encoded by the coding sequence ATGCAAAGCGGAGAAAAGAATGCGCAGCCCTGGTTGGGCAAAATGCAGGAAAAATGGGGATTGGAAACAACCAGGCAGGTTTTATTGGTACTCGCGGTGTTCAGTTTGTCGGGCTCGTCGGTAGTTTGGCTCCGCAAAGGGCTGTTTAACCTCCTCGGGTATGACGATGCGACGCCGATGTGGCTCAAAACAATCACTTACATTCTGTTCATTTTCCCGACTTACCAGAGCCTGTTGCTGTTGTACGGGTTTCTGCTCGGCCAGTTCTCGTTTTTTTGGGAAAAGGAAAAGAAAATGTTCCGCTGGATCGCCGCCAAGTTCAAAAAATAG
- a CDS encoding MotA/TolQ/ExbB proton channel family protein has product MMLLQALTDSTAAAPVAEQGLSVIDLLAKGGWVMLPLGLLFLATLFLIIERFLGIGANGRIEPQFVDNVKDFIQQGNLKSAESLCRNQRNAAGRILERAIGRIGYPIKDIETTIENASQIEIQRMEGNLPYLGVIAGIAPMLGFVGTISGIIRIFYDISISNDFNISTIAGGMYEKMITSGSGLIIGLIAYAGYHLLNMKIDRFALRLQMAASDFLDVLQKPVAAK; this is encoded by the coding sequence ATGATGCTTCTGCAAGCACTTACTGACTCTACTGCGGCTGCACCCGTCGCTGAGCAGGGCCTTTCCGTAATCGATCTGCTCGCCAAAGGGGGGTGGGTAATGTTGCCACTCGGGCTGTTGTTCCTCGCCACGCTGTTCCTGATCATCGAGCGTTTCCTCGGGATTGGCGCAAATGGTAGGATTGAGCCGCAATTTGTCGATAATGTGAAAGATTTTATCCAGCAGGGTAACCTGAAATCGGCCGAGTCGCTTTGCAGAAACCAGCGTAATGCCGCAGGCCGCATTCTCGAAAGGGCGATCGGCCGGATTGGCTATCCGATCAAAGACATTGAAACGACTATCGAAAACGCCAGCCAGATCGAAATCCAGCGCATGGAGGGAAATTTGCCTTATCTCGGGGTGATCGCCGGTATTGCGCCGATGCTCGGTTTCGTGGGTACGATCTCCGGTATCATCCGTATCTTCTACGATATTTCGATTTCCAATGACTTCAATATCAGCACCATTGCCGGTGGTATGTATGAGAAAATGATCACGTCCGGCTCCGGTCTGATCATCGGTTTGATCGCCTACGCGGGTTACCACTTGCTGAATATGAAGATCGACCGTTTTGCATTGCGCCTGCAAATGGCCGCGTCCGATTTCCTGGATGTGCTCCAAAAGCCAGTTGCTGCAAAATAG
- a CDS encoding ExbD/TolR family protein encodes MKIRRKSRFAPEVFTHSLNDIMFFLLLFFLIISTMSNPNVIKLMLPKASATQQMYKKQITLSVDENKAYFIDKEPIPFDNLETQLQSIFAGVEERTVVLRVDKNLAVQDLVDVLEIGAKNDIKMVMATAK; translated from the coding sequence ATGAAAATACGTCGGAAGAGCCGGTTTGCCCCGGAGGTGTTCACGCACTCGCTCAACGATATCATGTTCTTCCTGCTGTTGTTCTTTTTGATCATCTCGACGATGTCCAATCCGAACGTGATCAAACTGATGCTGCCCAAGGCATCGGCAACGCAGCAGATGTACAAAAAGCAGATTACCCTGTCGGTTGACGAAAATAAGGCCTATTTTATCGATAAAGAGCCGATCCCTTTCGATAATCTGGAAACGCAGCTGCAAAGCATTTTTGCCGGCGTGGAGGAGCGCACCGTCGTTTTGAGAGTCGATAAAAACCTTGCCGTGCAGGATCTGGTGGATGTGCTCGAAATCGGGGCCAAGAACGATATCAAGATGGTGATGGCTACCGCTAAATAG
- the ffh gene encoding signal recognition particle protein → MFENLQDKLNNAFRTLKGKDRISDINVAATTKEVRKALVDADVNFKVAKEITDRIREKAIDRKILISVEPGQMFVKIVQEELTELMGGNAEGINIKGDPAVILIAGLQGSGKTTFSGKLASLLKKQGRQVLLTACDVYRPAAIDQLKVLGEQIGVEVYSEPENKNAVSIAQNAVSHAKKSGKKIVIVDTAGRLAVDEVMMKEVEDIKTSVKPSEILFVVDSMTGQDAVNTAKTFNERLDFDGVVLTKLDGDARGGAALSIRQVVEKPIKYISTGEKMEALDSFYPDRMASRILGMGDVISLVERAQQAFDEDEAKRINAKMRQNKFDFDDFLGQLQQIKKMGNVKDLIGMIPGMGSAIKNLDIDNESFKPIEAIIQSMTKKERENPDIIDGSRKKRIAAGSGTTILQVNNLIKQFDEMRKMMKKMNTMQAAGKLGKAMRR, encoded by the coding sequence ATGTTTGAAAACTTACAGGACAAGCTTAATAACGCCTTTCGCACACTAAAAGGAAAGGACAGGATATCCGATATAAATGTTGCCGCCACCACCAAGGAAGTCCGCAAAGCGCTGGTTGATGCCGACGTAAACTTCAAGGTAGCCAAAGAAATTACAGACCGCATCCGTGAAAAGGCCATCGACAGAAAAATCCTGATTTCTGTTGAACCCGGGCAGATGTTTGTCAAAATCGTGCAGGAAGAGCTCACTGAACTGATGGGCGGCAATGCCGAGGGGATCAATATCAAAGGCGACCCCGCGGTGATCCTGATCGCCGGTTTGCAAGGTTCCGGTAAAACCACATTCTCCGGAAAACTCGCTTCATTACTAAAAAAACAAGGGCGCCAGGTACTTTTGACTGCCTGCGACGTGTACCGCCCTGCGGCGATCGACCAGCTGAAAGTGCTCGGAGAGCAGATCGGCGTGGAGGTATATTCTGAGCCTGAGAACAAAAATGCGGTAAGCATTGCGCAGAACGCGGTGTCGCACGCTAAAAAATCCGGCAAAAAGATCGTGATCGTCGATACGGCGGGCCGTTTGGCAGTGGACGAGGTGATGATGAAAGAGGTGGAAGACATTAAAACTTCCGTAAAACCTTCCGAAATCCTCTTCGTAGTCGACTCGATGACCGGTCAGGACGCGGTGAACACGGCTAAAACCTTTAACGAAAGACTTGATTTCGACGGTGTAGTACTTACCAAACTCGACGGTGACGCCCGCGGTGGTGCGGCGCTTTCGATCCGCCAGGTGGTCGAAAAACCGATCAAATACATCAGTACCGGGGAAAAAATGGAAGCGCTCGACTCCTTCTACCCCGATCGTATGGCAAGCCGGATCCTCGGCATGGGTGACGTGATCTCCCTCGTGGAACGCGCACAGCAGGCATTCGACGAAGACGAGGCAAAGCGCATTAACGCCAAAATGCGTCAGAATAAATTCGATTTTGACGACTTCCTCGGCCAATTGCAGCAGATCAAAAAGATGGGTAACGTAAAAGACCTCATCGGAATGATTCCGGGCATGGGCTCAGCCATTAAGAACCTCGATATCGACAACGAATCGTTCAAACCCATTGAAGCGATCATTCAGTCGATGACCAAAAAAGAACGCGAGAACCCCGATATCATCGACGGCAGCCGCAAAAAACGCATTGCAGCCGGTAGCGGCACCACCATTCTGCAAGTCAACAACCTGATCAAACAATTTGATGAAATGCGGAAAATGATGAAAAAAATGAATACCATGCAGGCGGCCGGCAAGCTTGGCAAAGCAATGCGCCGCTAA
- a CDS encoding BlaI/MecI/CopY family transcriptional regulator, protein MEIRNLTRAEEEVMRILWQLKKAFVKDILAEMPEPKPAYNTVSTIIRILEKKEVVGYNAYGKTHEYYPLISEEEYKRHEMKQLMVNYFDNSLPNLVSFFVKDNDLNTKDLDEIMKLINQHKNDQ, encoded by the coding sequence ATGGAAATCCGTAACCTGACGAGGGCTGAGGAAGAGGTCATGAGAATTCTCTGGCAATTGAAGAAAGCATTTGTGAAGGACATCCTTGCCGAAATGCCCGAGCCCAAGCCTGCCTATAACACCGTATCGACCATCATTAGGATACTCGAAAAGAAAGAGGTGGTGGGATATAATGCCTACGGCAAGACACACGAGTACTATCCGCTCATCTCGGAAGAAGAATATAAACGACACGAAATGAAGCAGTTAATGGTCAATTATTTCGATAATTCGCTGCCTAATCTCGTTTCCTTTTTCGTGAAGGACAATGATCTTAACACCAAGGACCTGGACGAGATCATGAAGCTCATCAATCAACACAAAAACGACCAGTAA
- a CDS encoding M56 family metallopeptidase produces the protein METLLYIGKVSLYWTLLYGCYWLMLRKHTFFQWNRAYLVASLLAAFLLPEVIYPASGPELPVIYEVNAAAFTVSAAPREPASGFNWWQGIAIVYAFGLAIFGSQLIREVAKLVRYLKSGEVIGLEDCTIVLIDSNQVGSFSFLKWIVINRNDYENHFDAILRHEMVHTHQRHSLDILLVEVLRTLFWFHPVLPLYKRSLQEIHEYLADAEAPNREHYAKFLVAYALNAPVAALTNHFFKPSQIKNRIKMIYKSRTSKWMLGTYAVAAALIGSVAVFVAGCESQVSKETEPPKVEQKEAVVVPDEAVKDEKVYTVVDKHPLFPGGVKEMYKFLGQNIRYPKKAIDANVQGRVFLAFVVTETGEISDLRILKGLGAGCDEEALRVVSTMPKWVPGEVDGKPVRVKYNLPINFQLEETPSNDTTQATVPGVAKSPTKVTLRLNDQLTLPGSQPLYILNGEEMEEGLSLNTIDPNTIESLNVFKGAEATKIYGSKGANGVISIITKDNNK, from the coding sequence ATGGAAACATTACTTTACATCGGCAAGGTGAGCCTATACTGGACGTTGCTATACGGCTGCTACTGGCTGATGCTGCGCAAGCACACCTTCTTCCAGTGGAACCGCGCCTATCTGGTCGCCTCGCTGCTCGCAGCATTCCTGCTTCCCGAGGTGATTTATCCGGCATCGGGGCCGGAGCTGCCGGTTATTTACGAGGTCAATGCCGCTGCGTTCACCGTGTCGGCCGCGCCCAGGGAGCCGGCGAGCGGATTTAACTGGTGGCAGGGAATTGCGATCGTTTACGCATTCGGGCTGGCGATCTTCGGTTCGCAGCTTATCCGCGAAGTCGCAAAGCTGGTACGGTACCTGAAATCGGGGGAAGTGATCGGCCTTGAAGATTGCACGATCGTCCTCATCGATTCGAACCAGGTAGGCTCGTTTTCCTTCCTGAAATGGATTGTCATCAACCGGAACGACTACGAAAATCACTTCGACGCGATATTAAGGCATGAAATGGTGCACACGCACCAGCGCCACAGCCTCGACATCCTGCTCGTGGAGGTGCTCCGGACCCTATTCTGGTTTCACCCGGTGCTGCCGCTGTACAAACGCTCCTTGCAGGAAATCCACGAGTACCTGGCCGATGCCGAGGCGCCGAATCGCGAGCATTATGCCAAATTTCTCGTTGCCTACGCCCTCAATGCGCCCGTGGCTGCGCTCACGAACCATTTTTTCAAACCATCCCAAATTAAAAATCGGATCAAGATGATTTACAAAAGCAGAACTTCGAAGTGGATGCTCGGCACGTACGCCGTGGCAGCCGCGCTGATTGGCAGTGTTGCAGTATTCGTTGCCGGTTGCGAGAGCCAGGTTTCCAAGGAAACGGAACCACCCAAAGTGGAGCAAAAAGAAGCAGTGGTAGTGCCCGACGAGGCAGTGAAAGACGAAAAAGTTTATACTGTGGTCGACAAGCATCCCCTGTTTCCGGGAGGCGTCAAAGAGATGTACAAGTTTCTCGGACAAAATATCAGATATCCTAAAAAAGCGATCGACGCGAATGTACAAGGCCGGGTGTTTCTGGCATTCGTGGTGACGGAAACCGGCGAGATCAGCGACCTCCGCATTCTGAAAGGATTGGGCGCTGGCTGTGACGAAGAGGCACTGAGGGTCGTTTCGACGATGCCCAAATGGGTACCCGGCGAGGTCGACGGCAAGCCGGTTCGTGTTAAATATAACTTGCCGATCAATTTCCAGCTGGAAGAAACGCCTTCTAACGACACGACGCAGGCTACTGTGCCGGGCGTTGCTAAATCCCCAACAAAAGTTACGTTGCGCCTGAACGACCAGCTGACGCTGCCCGGTTCGCAACCGCTTTACATCCTGAACGGTGAGGAAATGGAAGAAGGCCTATCACTTAATACGATTGATCCCAACACCATCGAGAGCCTCAACGTTTTCAAAGGCGCGGAGGCGACGAAAATCTACGGTTCGAAGGGCGCAAACGGTGTCATCTCCATCATTACCAAAGACAATAACAAATAA
- a CDS encoding TonB family protein, giving the protein METLLYLLKVNLYWGAFYACYWLLLRKHTFFHWNRFYLLGSLLIAFALPALRFSAPVTTIYVPETVYQKATISVAVVAGHAPQTGSGEWLWLIAAAYLAGVVVLGWQFLSGLRRLIRIARQSETIGMGQYTLVMLPECNVRHGGSSFSFFHWLFLSAHDYRHNPDAVIRHECEHIRQWHTADILVVELLKIGFWFNPVLWLYKRCIQTVHEYLADQPVPDRHGYASFLVAYALRSPDIAVANHFFNSSMLKNRIDMIYKKRSSRWLLAKYLLILPVLMCSMAISASRSPLQAIQRLDAAIGQNIRVKGNLTNEQKEPVSDAIVIVAGTTRGTTTDRNGWFELDNVPTGAKLVITHVAYQAVEVTVSDNQTELMLVMKKAVNQITGPVIVGKPATATAPVTASAPPSTVDRNMKVVEQQPQFPGGREALMQYLMQNLEYPEIARQIRLEAIALVSFTVDKNGEIRNAKSLKNIGYGIDKEALRVVNDMPKWNPAVQNGKPVEMEYTLEVNFKMEDKSEDKRQGFMNFRDITPASSMEKIGKLFGNPLDILASGKVPEVRYGAVNYKTSSNAATEYMSNDNGTYRYLNYGLTSRRYAAPVLKYRAK; this is encoded by the coding sequence ATGGAAACGCTCCTTTATTTGTTGAAAGTCAATTTGTACTGGGGCGCATTTTACGCCTGCTACTGGCTCCTGCTCCGCAAGCACACTTTCTTTCACTGGAACCGTTTCTACCTGCTGGGTTCGTTACTGATCGCCTTCGCATTGCCTGCATTACGCTTCTCAGCACCGGTAACGACCATTTACGTACCCGAAACCGTCTACCAGAAAGCGACTATCTCAGTAGCCGTGGTGGCCGGCCATGCTCCGCAAACAGGTAGCGGTGAATGGCTGTGGCTGATCGCAGCTGCGTATCTTGCCGGCGTGGTCGTGCTGGGATGGCAATTCCTTTCCGGTTTGAGGCGGTTGATCCGGATAGCGCGCCAAAGTGAAACAATCGGAATGGGCCAGTACACGCTCGTAATGCTGCCGGAATGCAATGTTAGGCACGGCGGAAGCTCTTTTTCGTTTTTCCACTGGCTATTCCTGAGCGCACACGACTACCGGCACAACCCCGACGCGGTGATCCGCCATGAATGCGAGCACATCCGGCAATGGCACACGGCGGACATACTGGTGGTCGAACTGCTCAAAATCGGTTTCTGGTTCAATCCGGTGCTGTGGCTTTACAAACGCTGCATTCAAACCGTGCACGAGTACCTCGCCGACCAGCCGGTTCCCGACCGGCACGGTTACGCGTCGTTTCTCGTGGCTTATGCGCTCCGCAGCCCGGATATCGCGGTGGCTAATCATTTTTTCAACTCGTCGATGCTCAAAAACCGGATTGATATGATCTACAAAAAGCGCAGTTCCCGTTGGCTGCTGGCCAAATATCTGCTAATCCTGCCGGTGCTCATGTGCTCTATGGCCATTTCAGCTTCCCGGTCGCCGTTGCAAGCGATCCAGCGGCTGGATGCCGCTATCGGACAGAACATCCGCGTAAAGGGTAACCTCACCAATGAACAGAAAGAGCCTGTTTCGGATGCGATAGTGATCGTAGCCGGAACCACACGCGGCACCACTACCGACCGGAACGGCTGGTTTGAGCTGGACAATGTGCCGACCGGCGCCAAACTGGTCATCACGCATGTTGCCTATCAAGCGGTTGAAGTGACGGTTTCTGATAATCAAACCGAGCTCATGCTGGTTATGAAAAAGGCGGTGAATCAAATCACCGGCCCGGTGATCGTCGGGAAACCGGCAACCGCCACAGCGCCGGTAACTGCCTCCGCGCCCCCTTCGACGGTGGATCGCAATATGAAAGTGGTAGAGCAGCAACCACAGTTTCCCGGCGGAAGGGAAGCCCTCATGCAATATTTAATGCAAAATCTGGAATATCCTGAAATTGCCCGGCAGATCAGACTGGAAGCTATCGCGCTGGTTTCATTCACGGTGGATAAAAACGGCGAAATCCGCAATGCCAAAAGCCTGAAAAACATCGGCTATGGCATCGACAAGGAAGCGTTGCGGGTGGTGAACGATATGCCGAAGTGGAATCCGGCGGTGCAAAACGGTAAGCCGGTTGAAATGGAATACACCCTTGAAGTGAATTTCAAAATGGAGGACAAAAGTGAGGATAAGCGCCAGGGGTTCATGAATTTCAGAGACATTACTCCCGCCTCTTCGATGGAAAAAATAGGTAAGCTGTTCGGTAATCCATTAGACATTCTGGCATCCGGCAAAGTGCCCGAGGTGAGGTATGGAGCAGTGAATTACAAGACTTCAAGCAATGCGGCTACCGAGTACATGTCGAATGACAATGGGACATACAGGTATCTCAACTATGGCCTCACATCCCGGCGATATGCCGCGCCAGTCTTGAAATACAGGGCAAAATAG
- a CDS encoding Gfo/Idh/MocA family protein, producing the protein MSILKAAIIGGGHIADQNHLPALAKLSDRVKAVSICSRDIHKALALADKHGVPFAYDNPDQMYRSEGKPDIVINCTANNLHYPFTMQALENGCHVFCEKPPAMNAREAREMADLAKKKGLILAYNFQRRHAPEYATLKNYQATGNLGEIYHIKANYLRRRGIPGWGNFTNKTIQGGGALIDLGVHILDLALGLTGYQQPTRIVANTYDFIGKSGGKGLKGAWNPSTFEVEDACFAHLSFPGNVSISLSTSFALNMEQEETINLEVFGTKGGARLFPLSVHTEIAGELADIRFPHLADVDFQLENTTAFLDLCDGETANICDGEQGAILQQIVEQIYQSAANQ; encoded by the coding sequence ATGTCAATCCTAAAAGCGGCCATCATTGGCGGAGGGCATATTGCCGATCAGAACCATCTTCCGGCGCTAGCTAAACTGTCCGATCGCGTCAAAGCCGTATCGATATGCAGCCGCGACATCCATAAGGCGCTGGCGCTGGCCGACAAACATGGCGTACCGTTCGCCTACGATAATCCCGATCAAATGTACCGGAGTGAAGGCAAGCCCGACATCGTGATTAACTGCACCGCTAATAACCTGCATTACCCGTTCACGATGCAGGCCCTCGAAAACGGATGTCACGTGTTCTGCGAGAAGCCGCCAGCCATGAATGCGCGCGAAGCCCGCGAAATGGCCGATCTGGCTAAAAAGAAAGGATTAATACTAGCCTACAACTTCCAGCGACGCCACGCACCGGAGTATGCGACATTGAAAAACTACCAAGCGACCGGTAACCTGGGCGAGATTTATCATATCAAAGCCAACTACCTGCGCCGCCGCGGCATTCCCGGCTGGGGCAACTTTACAAACAAAACCATCCAGGGAGGCGGTGCGCTCATCGATCTCGGCGTACACATCCTTGACCTCGCATTAGGCCTCACCGGCTATCAGCAACCTACTCGGATCGTCGCCAACACGTACGATTTTATCGGCAAAAGCGGCGGAAAGGGCTTGAAAGGTGCCTGGAATCCATCGACATTCGAGGTGGAAGATGCCTGCTTTGCACATTTGTCGTTCCCGGGGAACGTCAGCATTTCGCTGTCCACCTCATTTGCGCTCAATATGGAGCAGGAAGAGACGATCAACCTGGAAGTGTTCGGTACCAAGGGCGGCGCCCGGCTATTCCCGCTTTCGGTCCACACCGAAATAGCAGGCGAGCTGGCTGATATCCGTTTCCCACATTTGGCCGATGTGGATTTTCAGCTGGAAAACACAACGGCGTTCCTGGATCTTTGTGATGGGGAGACGGCCAATATCTGCGACGGCGAGCAAGGCGCTATCCTGCAACAGATCGTTGAGCAAATTTACCAAAGCGCAGCAAATCAATAA
- a CDS encoding Uma2 family endonuclease codes for MAIAARALALPHPTMYSEEEYLRLENDAFEKSEYFQGQIIKMSGAAPNHNRVKENVIGEIYQVLKKNKSCRSSSSDQRIHIPANSLYTYPDIVIVCGANQFSKLDRITIINPSVIIEILSPFTCEYDRGQKFKLYRDIETLQEYVTIDSRKADAQVFRRMPGNQWILADDAFSLTETITIQTIGATLQMADLYDGTENVTSLVPPPKE; via the coding sequence ATGGCCATAGCAGCGCGCGCATTAGCACTTCCCCACCCGACCATGTATTCAGAAGAGGAATATCTCCGCCTTGAAAACGACGCCTTTGAAAAGAGCGAATATTTTCAGGGGCAGATCATTAAAATGTCGGGTGCGGCACCGAATCATAATCGGGTAAAGGAGAATGTGATCGGGGAAATTTATCAGGTTTTGAAAAAGAACAAATCCTGCCGAAGCTCATCCAGTGACCAGCGCATTCATATTCCCGCCAATTCACTGTACACTTATCCCGACATTGTGATTGTCTGCGGGGCTAACCAGTTTTCAAAGCTTGATCGCATCACGATTATTAACCCGTCGGTAATTATTGAAATTCTTTCCCCATTCACCTGCGAGTACGACCGCGGGCAGAAATTCAAATTGTACCGTGACATTGAAACCTTGCAGGAATATGTGACGATAGATTCCCGTAAAGCCGACGCGCAGGTTTTCCGCCGTATGCCCGGTAATCAATGGATACTGGCCGATGATGCATTCTCCCTGACCGAAACAATTACAATTCAAACCATTGGCGCAACCCTGCAAATGGCCGATCTTTATGACGGCACCGAGAATGTAACCAGCCTCGTTCCCCCACCAAAAGAGTAA